The Flaviflexus equikiangi genome contains the following window.
TCGGCACCGCCAAGGCGCGTGCCATCATGGACCGCACGAACATCTCGCCATCGCGCCGCGTGGGCGGGCTCGGCCCGCACCAGGCCGCCGCTCTCGTCAAGCTGTTCTCCTAGATGACGTCACGGGCTTTCGTCATCTGCGGTCCCACCGCCGTCGGCAAGGGGACCGTGATCCGGCAGCTGATCGAGCGCCAGCCGTCGATGTGGCTGTCCGTCTCCGCCACGACCCGCGCCCCGCGCGCGGGCGAGGTGGACGGACAGCACTATTTCTTCGTCAGCCCCGATGAGTTCGATGAGATGGTCGGCGCCGGCAACATGCTGGAGTGGGCGACAGTCCACGGCATCCACCGCTACGGCACACCCCGTGGGCCCGTCCTCGACGCCATGGCAGACGATCGGGTCGTGCTCCTCGAGGTGGATCTGGCTGGTGCCAGGCAGGTGCGCGCGTCCTTCCCGGAGGCGGTGCAGATCTTCATCGCACCCCCCACATTCGAGGACCTGGAAGAGCGGCTGGAGACACGCGGCACGGAAGGGCCCGCTGAGCGTGAGAGGCGTCTGGAGACGGCACGGGTTGAGCTTGCCGCCGCGGACGAGTTCGATCATGTCGTCATCAACGATGACGTGGTGCGAGCCACCGACGAGATCCTGTCAATCATCGAGGCCGTGGGCTAGACTTAAGCGTTGAGCTATCGGAAAGGCTGATATGTACGGAACAGTGCCCGAGCCTGAAGGCATTACTGACCCTCCCATCGACGATCTCCTCGAGAAGGTCGATTCGAAATATGCGCTTGCCGTCTATTCGGCCAACCGCGCGCGCCAGATCAACGACTACCGCCAGGAGCTGATGTCAGCCGACGGCAACGTCGTGCACGTCGGCCCGCTGGTCGCCTCCGACCCGGAGGAGAAGCCGCTGTCGATCGCGCTGCGCGAGGTGGTCGAGGACAAGCTCATTCTCAAGCCGACCGAGAACTGATGTCGGCAGAAAACGCCTGGGCCCACGGTCAAACCGCGGGCCCTTCGCGCATCGTCCTCGGCGTCACCGGCGGCATCGCCGCCTACAAGTCCGCGATCATCGCACGCCTCCTCATGAAGGCCGGGCATGACGTCCGTATCGTGCCGACCGAGTCGGCCCTCCAGATGGTGGGGAGCAGCACGTTCGCGGCCCTGACAGGTCATCCCATCCATACGAGCGTCTTCGACGATCCGATGGGGGTGGAGCACGTCCGCATCGGAGACGAGGCCGATCTTCTCCTCATCGCCCCGGCGAGCGCGAACACGATCGCGAAACTCGCGTGGGGGATGGCAGACAATCTCCTCACAGCGACCGCCCTTGTCGCGACCTGCCCGATCCTTGTCGTCCCGGCCATGCATACGCAGATGTGGAACAACCCCGCGACGCAGGCGAATGTGGCGACGCTGCGCGAACGCGGCATGGTCGTCCTCGAGCCCGCCTCGGGCCGGCTGACGGGAGCGGATTCCGGCGTGGGCAGGCTGCCCGAGCCGGAGCACATCACCCAGGCGGCACTGGGCCTGCTCAGCCCCCAGGATCTGGCAGGGCAGCGCTTCGTCATCTCCGCGGGCGGGACGCGCGAACCGATCGATCCTGTCCGGTTCCTCGGGAACCGGTCGACGGGACGCTTCGGGATCGCGCTTGCCCTCGCGGCCGCCCATCGGGGAGCATCAGTCGATCTCGTCGCCTGCAACGTGGACGCGGCCCTGCTGCCCCACCATCCCACCATCACCATCCATGAAGCAGGCTCGGCGCGCGAGCTGCAGGCCCACATGGTGCGTCTGGCGGACGGTGCGCAGGTCGTCATCATGACGGCCGCCGTTGCCGACTTCCGCCCCGCGACCGCGACCGAGTCGAAGCTGAAGAAGGACGGCACCGTGCCCGAGTTCGATCTCGTGGAGAACCCCGACATTCTTCACGGCCTCGCATCCGATCGCGACCATGGCGCCTACGTCGTCGGCTTCGCCGCGGAGACGGGGGACGAGCACGGCTCGGTCCTCGACTATGGGCGCGCGAAGGCGAAGAAGAAGGGCGCCGACCTTCTCGTCGTCAACCGCGTCGGAGAGACGAGCGGCTTCGGCGACGTCGAGACAGCAATCACCATCCTGGACCGTTTCGGCGAGATCCGTGCAGAAGCGGTCGGGAGCAAGTCTCAGATGGCGGGAGTCGTCATCAACACCATTATTTCTTCCAGGACTGGAGACTAGGCTTGTCAACCGTGCAACCTTTTACCTCTGAATCAGTCACAGCCGGCCACCCCGATAAAGTCTGTGACCTCATTTCCGACCGGATTCTCGATGCGATCCTCACCCGGGATCCGCACGCACGAGTCGCGATCGAGACGATGGTGACGACGGGCCTCGTCCACGTCGCCGGCGAGCTCAACACAGACAGCTATGTCGAGATCCCCCAGGTCGTCCGCGAAGCGCTCCTCGATCTCGGTTACGACTCGTCCGAGGTCGGTTTCGATGGTCGCTCGTGCGGCGTCTCCGTCTCCATCGGGCAACAGTCCCAGGACATCTTCAACGGCGTCCACAACTCGCTCGAAGCGCGATCCGCCGACGGGGAGGTGGAGAAGTACTCCCAGGAGGGAGCGGGCGATCAGGGCCTCATGTTCGGCTACGCCACGAACGAGACCGACGTGCTCATGCCGATGCCGATCTTCCTCGCCCACCGCATGGCCGAGAGGCTGTGGCAGGTGCGCCGGGACGGCACCGTTGCCGGGCTGCGCCCGGACGGCAAGACCCAGGTCACCATCAACTATGACGAGTCGGACAAGCCGGTCAGTGTCGGCACCGTCGTCGTCTCCACCCAGCACGATGAGGATGTCACGCAGGACGCGCTGCGGACGGCGATCACCGAGCACGTCATCACCCCCATACTCGACGAGTACGCGGACCACCTCGACCGCACGGACATGACGATCCTCGTCAACCCCTCGGGACGCTTCGTCATCGGCGGCCCCATGTCCGATGCTGGCCTGACCGGGCGGAAGATCATCGTCGACACGTACGGCGGCATGGCCCGCCACGGCGGGGGCGCCTTCTCCGGGAAGGACCCGTCGAAGGTCGACAGGTCCGCCTGCTACGCGGCCCGGTGGGTTGCGAAGAACGTGGTGGCGGCCGGCCTGGCGGAGCGCTGCGAGGTCCAGGTCGCGTACGCGATCGGACAAGCGCATCCCGTCTCCGTCCGCATCGATGCCTTCGGCACGAACACGATCCCGGTCGAGCGGATCGCGGCTGCCGTGACGAAGGTCTTCGACCTGCGTCCCCTCGCGATCATCGACGCCCTCCAGCTCAAGCGCCCCATCTATGCGCTCACGTCCTCGTTCGGACATTTCGGCCGTGAGCTGCCCGAGTTCACGTGGGAACAGACCGATCGGGTCGGCCCGCTGCTCGCGGTGCTCGAGGAGATGGGCGAGGGGTGACCCGCTCGAGTGTCTGACACTCTCTTCGACCTGCCGACACAGCCCGCTCTCCTCACGGCAGAGCGGGCTGTGCGCACCGTCGACGGTCCGGTCGATCGGCCCGTCGCCCGCATCATCCTCGACACCCCCTTCTCCTGGCCCGACAAGCTCTACGACTATCTCGTCCCCGAGGAGCTCGACTCGCGGGCGAAGCCGGGTGTGCGGGTACGAGTGCAGTTCGGA
Protein-coding sequences here:
- the rpoZ gene encoding DNA-directed RNA polymerase subunit omega, which codes for MPEPEGITDPPIDDLLEKVDSKYALAVYSANRARQINDYRQELMSADGNVVHVGPLVASDPEEKPLSIALREVVEDKLILKPTEN
- the metK gene encoding methionine adenosyltransferase, translating into MSTVQPFTSESVTAGHPDKVCDLISDRILDAILTRDPHARVAIETMVTTGLVHVAGELNTDSYVEIPQVVREALLDLGYDSSEVGFDGRSCGVSVSIGQQSQDIFNGVHNSLEARSADGEVEKYSQEGAGDQGLMFGYATNETDVLMPMPIFLAHRMAERLWQVRRDGTVAGLRPDGKTQVTINYDESDKPVSVGTVVVSTQHDEDVTQDALRTAITEHVITPILDEYADHLDRTDMTILVNPSGRFVIGGPMSDAGLTGRKIIVDTYGGMARHGGGAFSGKDPSKVDRSACYAARWVAKNVVAAGLAERCEVQVAYAIGQAHPVSVRIDAFGTNTIPVERIAAAVTKVFDLRPLAIIDALQLKRPIYALTSSFGHFGRELPEFTWEQTDRVGPLLAVLEEMGEG
- the coaBC gene encoding bifunctional phosphopantothenoylcysteine decarboxylase/phosphopantothenate--cysteine ligase CoaBC, with the protein product MSAENAWAHGQTAGPSRIVLGVTGGIAAYKSAIIARLLMKAGHDVRIVPTESALQMVGSSTFAALTGHPIHTSVFDDPMGVEHVRIGDEADLLLIAPASANTIAKLAWGMADNLLTATALVATCPILVVPAMHTQMWNNPATQANVATLRERGMVVLEPASGRLTGADSGVGRLPEPEHITQAALGLLSPQDLAGQRFVISAGGTREPIDPVRFLGNRSTGRFGIALALAAAHRGASVDLVACNVDAALLPHHPTITIHEAGSARELQAHMVRLADGAQVVIMTAAVADFRPATATESKLKKDGTVPEFDLVENPDILHGLASDRDHGAYVVGFAAETGDEHGSVLDYGRAKAKKKGADLLVVNRVGETSGFGDVETAITILDRFGEIRAEAVGSKSQMAGVVINTIISSRTGD
- the gmk gene encoding guanylate kinase — protein: MTSRAFVICGPTAVGKGTVIRQLIERQPSMWLSVSATTRAPRAGEVDGQHYFFVSPDEFDEMVGAGNMLEWATVHGIHRYGTPRGPVLDAMADDRVVLLEVDLAGARQVRASFPEAVQIFIAPPTFEDLEERLETRGTEGPAERERRLETARVELAAADEFDHVVINDDVVRATDEILSIIEAVG